A genomic region of Rhodococcus pyridinivorans contains the following coding sequences:
- the lipA gene encoding lipoyl synthase — protein MTVAPEGRKLLRIETRNAQTPIERKPNWIKTRAKMGPEYTDLKGLVRREGLHTVCEEAGCPNIYECWEDREATFLIGGEQCTRRCDFCQIDTGKPAALDRDEPRRVAESVRSMGLRYSTITGVARDDLPDGGAWLYAETVKQIHALNPGTGVENLIPDFNGKPDLLQEVFESRPEVLAHNVETVPRIFKRIRPAFRYERSLDVIRQARDFGLVTKSNLILGMGETPEEVTEALHDLHDAGCDIITITQYLRPSPLHHPVERWVKPQEFVDHSETAREIGFAGVMAGPLVRSSYRAGRLYAQAMAHHGRELPADQAHLAEEGTASQEAGAVLARFGN, from the coding sequence GTGACTGTGGCCCCAGAAGGACGCAAGCTGCTGCGGATCGAGACCCGAAACGCGCAGACGCCGATCGAACGCAAACCCAACTGGATCAAGACCCGGGCGAAGATGGGCCCGGAGTACACCGACCTCAAGGGCCTGGTGCGACGCGAAGGTCTGCACACGGTCTGTGAGGAAGCCGGTTGTCCCAACATCTACGAGTGCTGGGAAGACCGCGAGGCGACATTCCTCATCGGTGGCGAGCAGTGCACCCGTCGCTGCGACTTCTGCCAGATCGACACCGGTAAGCCCGCCGCGCTCGACCGCGACGAGCCGCGTCGTGTCGCCGAGTCGGTCCGCTCGATGGGTCTGCGCTACTCCACGATCACCGGCGTCGCCCGCGACGATCTGCCCGACGGCGGCGCATGGCTGTATGCCGAGACGGTGAAGCAGATCCACGCGCTCAACCCGGGCACCGGCGTCGAGAACCTCATCCCCGACTTCAACGGCAAGCCCGACCTGCTGCAGGAGGTCTTCGAGTCGCGTCCCGAGGTGCTCGCGCACAACGTCGAGACCGTGCCGCGGATCTTCAAGCGCATCCGTCCGGCCTTCCGCTACGAGCGGTCGCTCGACGTGATCCGGCAGGCCCGCGACTTCGGACTGGTCACCAAGTCCAACCTCATCCTCGGCATGGGCGAGACCCCCGAGGAGGTCACCGAAGCGCTGCACGACCTGCACGACGCCGGCTGCGACATCATCACGATCACCCAGTACCTGCGGCCCTCCCCGCTCCACCATCCGGTCGAGCGCTGGGTCAAGCCGCAGGAGTTCGTCGATCACTCCGAGACCGCCCGCGAGATCGGGTTCGCCGGTGTGATGGCCGGTCCGCTGGTGCGTTCGTCGTACCGCGCCGGTCGCCTGTACGCGCAGGCGATGGCCCACCACGGACGCGAACTTCCCGCCGACCAGGCGCATCTCGCCGAGGAGGGCACGGCGTCCCAGGAAGCCGGCGCCGTTCTCGCGCGCTTCGGCAACTGA
- a CDS encoding DUF4191 domain-containing protein, giving the protein MAKGSKTDKEAKAAAKAARKQASKERRTQLWQAFQIQRKEDKALLPWMIGALVGSIVVFFLVGLIFDIQWFLLPVGILVGVLLAFIIFGRRVQKSVYAKADGQAGAAAWALDNLQGAWRVSQAVAGTTQLDAVHRVIGRPGIILVGEGNPGRVKGLMAQEKKRVARLVGDTPIYEFVVGNEEGQIPLSQLQKRLNKLPRNIDTKRMDTIEGRLSALSTKKSGPAMPKGPLPAGAKMRSVQRTMRRR; this is encoded by the coding sequence ATGGCGAAGGGCAGCAAGACCGACAAGGAAGCGAAGGCCGCGGCGAAGGCCGCACGCAAGCAGGCGTCGAAGGAGCGTCGAACCCAGCTGTGGCAGGCGTTCCAGATCCAGCGCAAGGAGGACAAGGCACTCCTGCCGTGGATGATCGGTGCCCTCGTCGGTTCGATCGTGGTGTTCTTCCTCGTCGGCCTGATCTTCGACATCCAGTGGTTCCTGCTGCCGGTCGGCATCCTCGTCGGCGTCCTGTTGGCCTTCATCATCTTCGGGCGCCGCGTGCAGAAGAGCGTGTACGCGAAGGCCGACGGTCAGGCCGGTGCGGCCGCGTGGGCGCTCGACAACCTGCAGGGCGCGTGGCGCGTGAGCCAGGCGGTCGCGGGCACCACCCAGCTCGACGCCGTGCACCGCGTCATCGGACGTCCCGGCATCATCCTCGTCGGTGAGGGCAACCCCGGTCGCGTGAAGGGCCTGATGGCCCAGGAGAAGAAGCGGGTCGCGCGTCTCGTCGGCGACACCCCGATCTACGAGTTCGTCGTCGGCAACGAGGAGGGCCAGATTCCGCTCTCCCAGCTGCAGAAGCGTCTGAACAAGCTGCCTCGCAACATCGACACCAAGCGGATGGACACCATCGAGGGTCGCCTGTCCGCGCTGAGCACGAAGAAGTCCGGGCCGGCCATGCCCAAGGGTCCGCTTCCCGCCGGTGCGAAGATGCGCAGCGTGCAGCGCACGATGCGCCGCCGCTGA
- a CDS encoding Fur family transcriptional regulator, whose protein sequence is MPSTRDFSERLRAAGLRVTRQRLAVLDAAHEHPHADADRIFDAVGAVVPGIGRHTVYDILHALSTHGLLRRIRPAGFHARYEVRVGDSHHHLVCRSCAVISDVDHTVGDSRCLSPVDDAGFDVDEADVVFWGLCRDCSTDDPRQQP, encoded by the coding sequence GTGCCCTCGACGCGGGATTTCTCCGAGCGGTTACGCGCGGCCGGTCTTCGCGTGACCCGACAGCGTCTGGCGGTGCTCGATGCGGCGCACGAGCACCCGCACGCCGATGCCGATCGCATCTTCGACGCGGTCGGCGCCGTCGTTCCCGGCATCGGTCGGCACACCGTGTACGACATCCTTCACGCACTCTCGACACACGGCCTGCTCCGACGAATCCGGCCCGCAGGTTTCCACGCGCGGTACGAGGTGCGTGTCGGCGACAGTCATCACCACCTCGTCTGCCGGTCCTGCGCCGTGATCTCGGATGTCGACCACACCGTCGGTGACTCGCGTTGCCTGTCACCGGTGGACGACGCAGGTTTCGACGTCGACGAGGCCGACGTCGTCTTCTGGGGCCTGTGCCGCGACTGTTCGACAGACGATCCACGACAACAGCCCTGA
- the katG gene encoding catalase/peroxidase HPI: protein MSESENPAVPSPEPSPHRPRTNQDWWPDQLDLTVLHQHSPLSNPLEPDFDYSKEVESLDVEALRQDLIDLMTDSQDWWPADFGHYGGLFIRMSWHSAGTYRIADGRGGGGKGAQRFAPLNSWPDNVSLDKARRLLWPIKQKYGRKLSWADLLVFAGNCAYESMGFTTFGFAFGREDIWEPDEVFWGPEDTWLGDERYVGERELQGPLGAVQMGLIYVNPEGPNGNPEILASGRDIRETFARMAMNDVETAALIVGGHTVGKTHGAAPADNLGPEPEGAPIEQQGLGWKNSYGTGVGGDTITSGLEVTWTPTPTKWDNSFLETLYAYEWEKTKSPAGAWQWTPKGGAGADTVPDAHDPTKKHAPGMLTSDLALRYDPVYGEITRRWLDHPEELEQEFAKAWFKLLHRDMGPISRYRGPWIPEPQIWQDPVPEVDHELIDDSDAASLKAKILDSGATIPQLVATAWASAASFRGTDKRGGANGARVRLEPQKNWEANEPEQLAQVLQILEGIQQDFNGSGGNKKVSLADLIVLAGNAAVEKAAKDAGHDITVPFSPGRTDATQEWTDVESFEVLEPKHDGFRNYLRGGEKLPPEKLFLERANLLTLTAPETTVLVGGLRALGANHGGSKHGVFTHRPQTLTNDFFVNLLDMGTEWKVSQNSEGVYEGRARGSDQVKYTATAVDLVFGHNSQLRALAEVYATDDAGPKFVHDFVAAWTKVMNLDRFDPKK, encoded by the coding sequence GTGTCCGAAAGCGAAAACCCGGCAGTCCCCTCCCCCGAGCCGTCACCGCACCGGCCGAGGACCAATCAGGACTGGTGGCCGGACCAGCTGGATTTGACGGTCCTGCACCAGCATTCACCGCTGTCCAATCCGTTGGAACCCGACTTCGACTACTCGAAGGAAGTCGAATCCCTCGATGTCGAGGCGCTCCGTCAGGATCTGATCGACCTGATGACGGATTCCCAGGACTGGTGGCCGGCCGACTTCGGTCACTACGGGGGTCTGTTCATCCGTATGAGCTGGCACTCGGCCGGCACCTACCGCATCGCCGACGGTCGCGGTGGCGGCGGCAAGGGCGCGCAGCGGTTCGCTCCGCTCAACAGCTGGCCCGACAACGTCAGCCTCGACAAGGCCCGTCGTCTCCTGTGGCCGATCAAGCAGAAGTACGGCCGCAAGCTCTCCTGGGCCGACCTGCTGGTCTTCGCCGGCAACTGCGCCTACGAGTCGATGGGGTTCACGACGTTCGGCTTCGCGTTCGGCCGCGAGGACATCTGGGAGCCCGACGAGGTCTTCTGGGGCCCGGAGGACACCTGGCTCGGCGACGAACGCTACGTCGGTGAGCGCGAACTCCAGGGCCCGCTGGGCGCCGTCCAGATGGGTCTGATCTACGTCAATCCCGAAGGCCCCAACGGCAACCCGGAGATCCTCGCGTCCGGACGCGACATCCGTGAGACGTTCGCCCGGATGGCGATGAACGACGTCGAGACGGCCGCGCTCATCGTCGGCGGTCACACCGTCGGCAAGACTCACGGTGCCGCCCCGGCCGACAATCTCGGGCCCGAACCCGAGGGTGCCCCGATCGAACAGCAGGGTCTCGGCTGGAAGAACTCGTACGGCACCGGTGTCGGTGGCGACACGATCACCAGCGGTCTCGAGGTCACCTGGACGCCCACTCCGACCAAGTGGGACAACAGCTTCCTCGAGACGCTGTACGCCTACGAGTGGGAGAAGACCAAGAGCCCCGCCGGTGCGTGGCAGTGGACGCCAAAAGGCGGTGCCGGCGCGGACACCGTGCCCGACGCCCACGACCCGACGAAGAAGCACGCGCCGGGCATGCTCACCAGCGACCTCGCGTTGCGCTACGACCCCGTCTACGGCGAGATCACCCGGCGCTGGCTCGACCATCCCGAGGAACTCGAGCAGGAGTTCGCCAAGGCGTGGTTCAAGCTGCTGCACCGCGACATGGGTCCGATCTCGCGGTACCGGGGGCCGTGGATCCCGGAACCGCAGATCTGGCAGGACCCGGTGCCGGAGGTCGACCACGAGCTTATCGACGACAGCGACGCCGCCTCCCTCAAGGCGAAGATCCTCGACTCGGGAGCGACGATCCCGCAGCTCGTCGCCACCGCCTGGGCGTCGGCTGCGAGCTTCCGCGGCACCGACAAGCGCGGCGGCGCGAACGGCGCGCGCGTGCGGCTCGAGCCGCAGAAGAACTGGGAGGCCAACGAACCCGAACAGCTCGCACAGGTGCTGCAGATCCTCGAGGGCATCCAGCAGGACTTCAACGGCTCCGGCGGCAACAAGAAGGTCTCCCTGGCGGACCTGATCGTGCTCGCCGGTAACGCCGCGGTGGAGAAGGCCGCCAAGGATGCGGGACACGACATCACGGTTCCGTTCTCCCCCGGCCGCACCGATGCGACGCAGGAGTGGACCGACGTCGAGTCGTTCGAGGTGCTCGAGCCGAAGCACGACGGTTTCCGCAACTACCTGCGCGGCGGCGAGAAGCTCCCGCCCGAGAAGTTGTTCCTCGAGCGCGCCAACCTGCTGACGCTCACCGCTCCCGAGACGACGGTGCTCGTCGGCGGTCTGCGTGCGCTCGGCGCGAACCACGGCGGCAGCAAGCACGGGGTTTTCACCCACCGGCCGCAGACCCTGACGAACGACTTCTTCGTCAATCTGCTCGACATGGGGACCGAGTGGAAGGTCTCGCAGAACAGCGAGGGCGTCTACGAAGGACGCGCTCGGGGCTCGGACCAGGTCAAGTACACCGCGACCGCCGTCGACCTCGTCTTCGGGCACAACTCGCAGCTGCGGGCGCTCGCCGAGGTCTACGCGACCGACGATGCCGGCCCGAAGTTCGTCCACGATTTCGTCGCGGCCTGGACGAAGGTGATGAACCTGGATCGTTTCGATCCGAAGAAGTGA
- a CDS encoding RDD family protein, with amino-acid sequence MARMTGSWLSGPAAALPKGLQQEQDYPGQLLGLPEHGPGSMVPTVRRVLALAVDWFMSMAIAAGLVGGNPLESPLLSSYTLIIWFVVGVGCVSLFSFTPGQFVAGLQVVRVDAPVRVGIVRALARQVLLVFIAPALVTDIDGRGLQDRATGTAVVRSR; translated from the coding sequence ATGGCACGCATGACGGGCAGTTGGCTTTCCGGGCCTGCTGCGGCGCTTCCCAAAGGTCTCCAGCAGGAGCAGGACTATCCCGGGCAACTGCTCGGCCTCCCCGAACACGGCCCCGGCTCCATGGTGCCCACCGTCCGCCGGGTACTCGCCCTCGCGGTCGACTGGTTCATGTCCATGGCGATCGCCGCCGGCCTCGTCGGGGGCAACCCGCTCGAGAGCCCGCTGCTGTCGTCGTACACCCTCATCATCTGGTTCGTGGTGGGCGTGGGATGCGTGAGCCTGTTCTCGTTCACCCCCGGCCAGTTCGTCGCCGGGCTGCAGGTCGTGCGGGTGGACGCCCCCGTGCGGGTCGGCATCGTGCGCGCGCTCGCACGTCAGGTGCTGCTGGTGTTCATCGCCCCGGCGCTCGTCACCGACATCGACGGTCGCGGCCTGCAGGATCGCGCCACGGGCACCGCGGTCGTCCGTTCGCGCTGA
- the glnA gene encoding type I glutamate--ammonia ligase, whose translation MDRQKEFVLRTLEERDIRFVRLWFTDVVGTLKSVAIAPAELEGAFEEGIGFDGSAVEGFSRISEADMVARPDATTFQVLPWSDDRGHQYSARMFCDITMPGGTPSWADPRHVLRRQLNKASDLGFSCYVHPEIEFFLVEDGPEGSAPVPADIGGYFDQSVHRSAPHFRRHAIDALESMGISVEFSHHETAPGQQEIDLRYADALSMADNVMTFRYVVKEIAMQEGVRATFMPKPFRDHAGSAMHTHMSLFEGETNAFHDPDDPLQLSATGKAFIAGILEHSNEISAVTNQWVNSYKRLVHGGEAPTAACWGPSNRSALVRVPMYTPNKASSRRVEIRTPDSACNPYLTFAVLLAAGLRGIEKGYELAPEAEDDVWSLTSAERRAMGYRELPTDLDIALREMEKSELVAETLGEHVFDYFLRNKWREWENYRSQVTPFELEQYLGL comes from the coding sequence ATGGATCGCCAGAAGGAGTTCGTGCTCCGCACCCTCGAAGAGCGCGACATTCGGTTCGTGCGTCTGTGGTTCACCGACGTCGTCGGCACTCTCAAGTCGGTGGCGATCGCGCCTGCCGAACTCGAAGGGGCCTTCGAGGAGGGCATCGGCTTCGACGGCTCGGCCGTCGAGGGCTTCTCCCGCATCTCCGAAGCCGACATGGTTGCGCGTCCCGACGCCACCACCTTCCAGGTGCTGCCCTGGAGCGACGACCGGGGCCACCAGTACTCGGCCCGGATGTTCTGCGACATCACCATGCCCGGCGGCACCCCGAGCTGGGCCGATCCCCGCCACGTGCTGAGGCGTCAGCTCAACAAGGCTTCCGATCTCGGGTTCAGCTGCTACGTGCACCCCGAGATCGAGTTCTTCCTCGTCGAGGACGGCCCCGAGGGCAGTGCACCCGTGCCGGCCGACATCGGCGGCTACTTCGACCAGTCGGTGCACCGTTCCGCCCCGCACTTCCGGCGTCACGCCATCGACGCGCTCGAATCCATGGGTATCTCGGTGGAGTTCAGCCACCACGAAACCGCACCGGGCCAGCAGGAGATCGACCTGCGCTACGCCGATGCGCTGTCCATGGCCGACAACGTCATGACCTTCCGCTACGTGGTCAAGGAGATCGCGATGCAGGAGGGCGTGCGGGCCACCTTCATGCCCAAGCCCTTCCGCGACCACGCCGGTTCGGCGATGCACACCCACATGTCGCTGTTCGAAGGTGAGACCAACGCCTTCCACGACCCGGACGACCCGCTGCAGCTCTCGGCGACCGGCAAGGCGTTCATCGCCGGCATCCTCGAACACTCCAACGAGATCAGCGCCGTCACCAACCAGTGGGTCAACTCGTACAAGCGTCTCGTGCACGGGGGAGAGGCACCGACGGCCGCCTGCTGGGGTCCGTCCAACCGCTCCGCGCTCGTGCGTGTCCCGATGTACACCCCGAACAAGGCGTCGTCGCGGCGCGTCGAGATCCGCACCCCCGACTCGGCGTGCAATCCCTACCTCACCTTCGCGGTGTTGCTCGCGGCCGGTCTGCGCGGCATCGAGAAGGGTTACGAGCTCGCACCCGAGGCAGAGGACGACGTGTGGTCGCTGACCTCCGCCGAGCGTCGCGCCATGGGTTACCGCGAACTGCCCACCGATCTCGACATCGCGCTGCGCGAGATGGAGAAGTCCGAACTCGTCGCCGAGACTCTCGGTGAGCACGTCTTCGACTACTTCCTGCGCAACAAGTGGCGGGAGTGGGAGAACTACCGCAGCCAGGTCACCCCGTTCGAACTCGAGCAGTACCTGGGGTTGTAA
- the glnA gene encoding type I glutamate--ammonia ligase — protein sequence MAFTTAEEVIKYIAEENVEYVDIRFTDLPGIEQHFSIPAKAFNEDVFEDGLAFDGSSVRGFQSIHESDMLLLPDVTTARIDPFRAAKTLNVSFFVHDPFTRESYSRDPRNVARKAEEYLISTGIADTAFFGAEAEFYIFDSVSYDSKMNGAFYELDSISGSWNTGAEYNADGTPNRGYKVRPKGGYFPVAPYDHYVDLRDEISTNLQLAGFELERGHHEVGTGGQAEINYKFNTLLSAADDLQLFKYIVKNTAWKNGKTATFMPKPLFGDNGSGMHVHQSLWKDGKPLFHDESGYAGLSDLARWYIGGILHHAPSLLAFTNPTINSYHRLVPGYEAPINLVYSQRNRSAAVRIPITGNNPKAKRLEFRAPDSSGNPYLNFAAQMMAGLDGIKNKIEPLAPVDKDLYELPPEEAKNIPQAPTSLSAVIDNLERDHEYLTEGGVFTTDLIETWISLKREQEIAPVNLRPHPYEFQLYFDC from the coding sequence GTGGCGTTCACCACGGCCGAAGAGGTCATCAAGTACATCGCGGAAGAGAACGTCGAGTACGTCGATATCCGCTTCACGGACCTGCCCGGCATCGAACAGCACTTCTCGATCCCGGCGAAGGCGTTCAACGAGGACGTCTTCGAGGACGGCCTGGCATTCGACGGATCCTCCGTGCGGGGTTTCCAGTCCATCCACGAGTCGGACATGCTCCTGCTCCCCGATGTGACGACCGCCCGCATCGATCCCTTCCGCGCCGCCAAGACCCTGAACGTCAGCTTCTTCGTCCACGATCCGTTCACCCGTGAGTCCTACAGCCGCGACCCCCGCAACGTCGCGCGTAAGGCCGAGGAATACCTGATCAGCACCGGCATCGCCGACACCGCCTTCTTCGGTGCCGAGGCCGAGTTCTACATCTTCGACTCCGTCTCCTACGACTCGAAGATGAACGGCGCGTTCTACGAGCTCGATTCGATCTCCGGCTCGTGGAACACCGGCGCCGAGTACAACGCCGACGGCACCCCGAACCGCGGCTACAAGGTCCGCCCGAAGGGTGGCTACTTCCCCGTCGCTCCGTACGACCACTACGTCGACCTGCGCGACGAGATCTCCACCAACCTGCAGCTCGCCGGCTTCGAGCTCGAGCGCGGCCACCACGAGGTGGGCACCGGCGGCCAGGCCGAGATCAACTACAAGTTCAACACGCTGCTCTCCGCAGCCGACGACCTGCAGCTGTTCAAGTACATCGTCAAGAACACGGCGTGGAAGAACGGCAAGACCGCCACCTTCATGCCGAAGCCGCTCTTCGGCGACAACGGCTCGGGCATGCACGTGCACCAGTCGCTGTGGAAGGACGGCAAGCCGCTGTTCCACGACGAGTCCGGCTACGCGGGTCTGTCCGACCTCGCCCGCTGGTACATCGGCGGCATCCTCCACCACGCGCCGTCGCTGCTCGCCTTCACGAACCCGACGATCAACTCGTACCACCGTCTGGTGCCGGGCTACGAGGCTCCGATCAACCTCGTGTACAGCCAGCGCAACCGTTCGGCCGCCGTGCGTATCCCGATCACGGGCAACAACCCGAAGGCCAAGCGTCTCGAGTTCCGCGCTCCCGACTCCTCGGGTAACCCCTACCTGAACTTCGCGGCGCAGATGATGGCCGGCCTCGACGGCATCAAGAACAAGATCGAGCCGCTCGCTCCGGTCGACAAGGACCTCTACGAGCTCCCGCCGGAGGAGGCCAAGAACATCCCGCAGGCCCCCACCAGCCTGTCGGCCGTGATCGACAACCTCGAGCGCGACCACGAGTACCTCACCGAGGGCGGCGTCTTCACCACCGACCTCATCGAGACCTGGATCTCGCTCAAGCGCGAGCAAGAGATCGCTCCGGTCAACCTGCGCCCGCACCCCTACGAGTTCCAGCTGTACTTCGACTGCTGA
- a CDS encoding bifunctional [glutamine synthetase] adenylyltransferase/[glutamine synthetase]-adenylyl-L-tyrosine phosphorylase — protein sequence MVRPPSARSVVPGPGRLGLVEPTAPAELARLGWNDADSVELLWSLSRAPNADLALRTLVRLADALGDDWAELDSALRSDTGLRGRLFGLFGASSALGDHVVANPDRWTMLAGSAALPDKHTFTARMLDSVDAEPEPDGRPGRLIHRAGLVGPHAVAALRTTYRDQLMLIAAADLAAVVENEPVVPYLEVGALLADLADAALTAALAVAVSTVIPEGPCPIDLAVIAMGKCGARELNYVSDVDVVFVAEPADARASRIAGEMMRIGTSAFFEVDAALRPEGKRGELVRTLESHVAYYNRWAKTWEFQALLKARPMTGDLDLGRRYIDAMSPMVWTASEREDFVPDVQAMRRRVEEMVPPELRERELKLGRGSLRDVEFAVQLLQLVHGRVDESLRVPNTVEALCALADGGYVGRDDAANMRASYEFLRLLEHRLQLQRLKRTHTLPPPEDREALRWLARAAHMRPDGRKDALGVLESEIKRNSSRIRKLHARLFYRPLLDSVSKLDKEALRLSPDAAVRQLAALGYNAPQHAMEHLAALSGGASRKARIQALLLPQLLEYLGETTDPDAGLLAYRRLSDALYDTVWFLRVLRDEPAVAERLMTVLGSSAYVADLLVKSPDVIRLYADASTGPRLLEANPPEVARALVASSSRYSDPARAIAAARSLRRAELARVASADILGMLDVPQVCRALSTVWAGVLEAALDAVIRGSEQSRGPAPARIAVIGMGRLGGGELGYGSDADVLFVCDPLPDADETDAVKWATSIAEQVRRLLGAPSTDPPLEVDLDLRPEGRSGPIVRTFASYRAYYTQWAEVWEVQALLRAHAVAGDRELGTRFLHMIDDVRYPEGGVSQEAVREIRRIKARVDSERLPRGADPATHTKLGRGGLADIEWTVQLLQLQHAYRLPALRTTSTLEALGGIGAAELLSATDVELLRTAWITATDARNCLVLVRGKPTDQLPGPGRQLEAVARVTGWRGEDASEFLDHYLRVTRRARAVVERVFWD from the coding sequence GTGGTGAGACCGCCCAGCGCGCGTTCGGTAGTTCCCGGCCCCGGTCGGCTCGGCCTCGTCGAGCCGACCGCCCCTGCCGAACTCGCTCGACTCGGATGGAACGACGCCGACAGCGTCGAACTGCTGTGGTCGCTGTCCCGTGCCCCGAACGCGGATCTGGCGTTGCGCACTCTCGTGCGACTGGCCGACGCGCTCGGTGACGACTGGGCCGAGCTCGACTCGGCGCTCCGCTCGGACACAGGCCTGCGCGGCCGGTTGTTCGGGCTGTTCGGTGCGTCGTCGGCGCTCGGCGACCACGTCGTCGCCAACCCGGATCGCTGGACGATGCTCGCGGGCAGCGCGGCGCTGCCCGACAAGCACACCTTCACGGCGCGGATGCTCGACAGCGTCGACGCCGAACCCGAGCCCGACGGGCGGCCCGGCCGGCTGATCCACCGGGCCGGACTCGTCGGCCCACACGCGGTCGCGGCGCTGCGGACCACCTACCGCGACCAGCTCATGCTGATCGCCGCCGCCGATCTCGCCGCGGTCGTCGAGAACGAACCGGTGGTGCCCTATCTCGAGGTCGGTGCGCTGCTCGCCGACCTCGCCGATGCGGCGCTCACCGCAGCGCTCGCGGTGGCCGTGTCCACGGTGATTCCGGAAGGCCCGTGCCCGATCGACCTCGCCGTCATCGCGATGGGCAAGTGCGGTGCGCGCGAACTGAACTACGTCAGCGACGTCGACGTCGTGTTCGTCGCCGAACCCGCCGATGCCCGGGCGAGCCGGATCGCCGGCGAGATGATGCGCATCGGCACGTCGGCGTTCTTCGAGGTCGATGCCGCGCTGCGCCCGGAGGGCAAGCGCGGCGAACTCGTCCGCACCCTCGAATCCCATGTCGCGTACTACAACCGGTGGGCCAAGACCTGGGAGTTCCAGGCACTGCTCAAGGCGCGACCGATGACCGGGGATCTCGACCTCGGCCGCCGGTACATCGACGCCATGAGCCCGATGGTGTGGACCGCCTCCGAACGCGAGGACTTCGTCCCCGATGTGCAGGCGATGCGGCGCCGGGTCGAGGAGATGGTCCCGCCCGAACTGCGCGAGCGCGAACTCAAGCTCGGACGCGGCAGCCTCCGCGACGTCGAATTCGCCGTGCAGTTGCTGCAACTCGTGCACGGCCGCGTCGACGAGTCGCTCCGCGTCCCCAACACCGTCGAAGCGCTGTGCGCGCTCGCCGACGGCGGCTATGTAGGCCGCGACGATGCGGCGAACATGCGGGCGTCCTACGAATTCCTCCGCCTGCTCGAACACCGGTTGCAGTTGCAGAGGCTCAAGCGGACCCACACCCTGCCTCCCCCGGAGGACCGCGAGGCGCTGCGCTGGCTCGCCCGTGCCGCCCACATGCGACCGGACGGACGCAAGGACGCGCTCGGCGTTCTCGAGTCGGAGATCAAGCGCAACTCGTCGCGGATCCGCAAACTGCACGCGCGCCTGTTCTACCGGCCGCTGCTCGACTCGGTGAGCAAGCTCGACAAGGAAGCCCTGCGCCTGTCGCCCGACGCGGCGGTCCGTCAGCTCGCGGCGCTCGGCTACAACGCCCCGCAGCACGCGATGGAACATCTGGCGGCGTTGTCCGGGGGAGCCTCCCGCAAGGCGCGCATTCAGGCACTGCTGCTCCCGCAGTTGCTCGAATATCTCGGGGAGACAACCGATCCCGATGCCGGCCTGCTCGCCTATCGACGGCTGTCCGATGCGCTCTACGACACCGTCTGGTTCCTGCGGGTGCTGCGCGACGAACCGGCGGTGGCCGAACGCCTCATGACGGTTCTCGGCTCGTCGGCCTATGTCGCCGACCTGCTGGTGAAATCTCCCGACGTCATCCGCCTGTACGCCGACGCCTCGACCGGGCCGCGGCTGCTCGAGGCGAACCCGCCCGAGGTGGCGCGCGCCCTCGTCGCATCGTCGTCGCGCTACTCCGATCCCGCTCGCGCCATCGCCGCCGCGCGTTCGCTGCGCCGCGCCGAACTCGCGCGCGTCGCGAGCGCCGACATCCTCGGCATGCTCGACGTGCCGCAGGTGTGCCGGGCGTTGTCCACGGTATGGGCGGGTGTCCTCGAAGCCGCGCTCGACGCGGTGATCCGGGGCTCGGAACAGTCCCGCGGACCGGCGCCGGCGCGTATCGCGGTGATCGGGATGGGCCGGCTCGGAGGCGGCGAACTCGGCTACGGATCCGACGCGGACGTGCTGTTCGTGTGCGACCCGCTGCCGGACGCCGACGAGACCGATGCGGTCAAGTGGGCCACGAGCATCGCCGAGCAGGTGCGGCGACTGCTCGGCGCGCCGAGCACCGACCCACCGCTCGAGGTCGATCTGGATCTGCGTCCGGAAGGTCGCAGCGGTCCCATCGTCCGGACGTTCGCTTCCTACCGGGCGTACTACACGCAGTGGGCCGAGGTGTGGGAGGTACAGGCGCTGCTGCGTGCACACGCCGTCGCGGGTGACCGCGAGCTCGGCACCCGCTTCCTGCACATGATCGACGACGTGCGCTATCCCGAGGGTGGGGTCTCGCAGGAGGCCGTCCGCGAGATCCGGCGCATCAAGGCACGCGTGGACTCCGAGCGGCTGCCGCGCGGGGCCGACCCGGCCACCCACACCAAACTCGGACGGGGCGGTCTCGCCGACATCGAATGGACCGTGCAGCTGCTGCAGCTCCAGCACGCCTACCGGCTCCCGGCGCTCCGCACGACCTCGACGCTCGAGGCGCTCGGCGGCATCGGCGCCGCCGAGCTGCTCAGCGCGACCGACGTCGAACTCCTGCGCACGGCATGGATCACCGCGACGGATGCGCGGAACTGTCTCGTGCTCGTCCGCGGCAAGCCGACCGACCAGCTCCCGGGGCCGGGACGGCAGCTCGAAGCCGTTGCCCGCGTGACGGGTTGGCGTGGTGAGGACGCGTCGGAGTTTCTCGACCACTACCTGCGCGTCACGCGTCGTGCGCGGGCGGTCGTCGAGCGGGTGTTCTGGGACTAG